One window from the genome of Sphingomicrobium arenosum encodes:
- a CDS encoding pyridoxamine 5'-phosphate oxidase family protein — MTRPDDKLIDMMKGIDISMLVTKTDGGDIAARPMSNNKDVADDGTTYYFSTDDGRIDNDLRADDRCGATYAGKETYVAVQGRGKLHRDRAVHEKHWVPDLDNWFEDGLDTEGLILIELTPERIAWWKGREEGEWTA, encoded by the coding sequence ATGACACGCCCCGACGACAAGTTGATCGACATGATGAAGGGCATCGATATCTCGATGCTGGTGACCAAGACCGATGGCGGCGATATCGCGGCGCGGCCGATGTCCAACAACAAGGATGTCGCCGATGACGGCACGACCTATTATTTCAGCACCGACGACGGGCGGATCGACAATGATCTGAGGGCCGACGACCGCTGCGGCGCGACCTATGCCGGCAAGGAGACCTATGTCGCGGTCCAAGGGCGCGGGAAGCTCCACCGCGACCGGGCGGTGCACGAGAAGCACTGGGTGCCCGATCTCGACAATTGGTTCGAGGACGGGCTCGACACCGAGGGGCTGATCCTGATCGAGCTGACGCCCGAGCGGATCGCCT
- a CDS encoding SpoIIAA family protein has protein sequence MLTIDLSDPKVAILTPEGALNTSDLDALEKAVDGSINTHDVVPSLVIMLDAVPHWESVAAMARHFHFVSVHKKVIPKVAVVGSGVFAAMMPGIADAFTKTRVRHFPADKAEQAVAWATAQGDDPGRFEEIEGLPRDVVAVRLVGVITAEDYDKTLIPMIEARLEDREAVKMLVVMDDDYAGYSPDAAWADAKFGLGHVRNFKRIALVTDIGWVRRAAKLFAPLWDVDSRLFDVADLEEAKAWVKR, from the coding sequence ATGCTGACCATCGACCTGTCCGACCCCAAGGTCGCGATCCTGACGCCCGAGGGGGCGCTCAACACGTCCGATCTCGACGCGCTGGAGAAGGCGGTCGACGGAAGCATCAACACGCATGACGTGGTGCCGAGCCTCGTCATCATGCTGGACGCCGTGCCGCACTGGGAAAGCGTCGCGGCGATGGCGCGGCATTTCCATTTCGTATCGGTTCACAAGAAAGTCATTCCCAAGGTGGCGGTGGTGGGGTCCGGCGTGTTTGCCGCGATGATGCCGGGCATCGCCGATGCCTTCACCAAGACGAGGGTACGGCATTTCCCTGCCGACAAGGCCGAGCAGGCGGTGGCGTGGGCCACGGCGCAGGGCGATGACCCGGGACGCTTCGAGGAGATCGAGGGGCTACCGCGCGACGTGGTCGCGGTGCGGCTCGTCGGCGTCATCACGGCGGAGGATTATGACAAAACGCTGATCCCGATGATCGAGGCGCGGCTGGAGGATCGCGAGGCGGTCAAGATGCTGGTCGTGATGGACGATGATTATGCCGGTTACAGCCCCGATGCGGCGTGGGCCGATGCCAAGTTCGGGCTGGGCCATGTCCGCAATTTCAAGCGCATCGCGCTGGTCACCGACATCGGCTGGGTGCGCCGCGCGGCCAAGCTGTTCGCGCCGCTGTGGGACGTGGACAGCCGCTTGTTCGACGTCGCCGACCTCGAGGAAGCCAAGGCCTGGGTGAAGCGCTGA
- a CDS encoding DUF962 domain-containing protein, whose product MADPITSFADFWPYYLREHSKPRTRALHYFGTSLAVALAVLFAVTGHWLLLAALPLAGYFFAWVGHFLVEKNRPATFTYPLWSLAADFKMWWLWLTGRLKPELDKAGVA is encoded by the coding sequence ATGGCTGATCCCATCACCAGCTTTGCCGATTTCTGGCCCTATTACCTGCGCGAGCATTCGAAGCCGCGGACACGGGCGCTGCATTATTTCGGGACCAGCCTGGCGGTCGCGCTGGCGGTGTTGTTCGCGGTGACGGGGCACTGGCTGCTGCTCGCCGCGCTGCCGCTGGCGGGCTATTTCTTCGCCTGGGTCGGCCATTTCCTCGTCGAGAAGAACCGGCCCGCGACCTTTACCTATCCGCTCTGGTCGCTGGCAGCCGATTTTAAGATGTGGTGGCTGTGGCTGACCGGGCGCCTGAAGCCCGAGCTCGACAAGGCGGGGGTCGCCTAG
- a CDS encoding NAD-dependent succinate-semialdehyde dehydrogenase — protein MLKSVNPVTGETIATHEPLDEAGIDAALDRAHSAYADWRTSSLEARCDLLRAIAGRFEADRDAMAEIATREMGKTLRESRAEVDKCASALRHFADHGPAMLEPEPIPGGKGELRWLPIGPVLAVMPWNFPYWQVVRFLTPMVLAGNVGLLKHASNVQGVGKAIEQAVQEAGAPDGLFQNLVIGSKPIAGIIEDDRVRAVTLTGSEGAGRAVAETAGRALKKVVLELGGSDPFIVMPSADMEAAVETAVKARIQNAGQSCICGKRMIVHADIYEDFEGRFIEAMLDVKAGDPMDEASDIGPMSSEEQRDTVLDQLEKAMEAGGHLVGGEKKDGPGAYLSAGVLTGLEPDGAMQDEELFGPVAMLFEAKDVEDAIRIANITPYGLGSAVFTEDETEAETFITGLDAGMTAINQMTASTPEAPFGGVKNSGHGRELARFGLHEFMNLKSVFRKS, from the coding sequence ATGCTCAAGAGCGTCAACCCCGTCACCGGCGAGACCATCGCCACCCACGAACCGCTCGACGAAGCGGGGATCGACGCCGCGCTGGATCGCGCGCACTCGGCCTATGCCGATTGGCGCACGAGTTCGCTCGAGGCGCGCTGCGACCTGCTGCGCGCCATTGCAGGACGCTTCGAGGCGGACCGCGACGCCATGGCCGAGATCGCCACCCGCGAGATGGGCAAGACGCTGCGCGAAAGCCGCGCCGAGGTCGACAAATGCGCCAGCGCGCTGCGCCATTTCGCCGATCATGGCCCCGCGATGCTGGAGCCAGAGCCGATCCCCGGCGGCAAGGGCGAATTGCGCTGGCTCCCCATCGGCCCGGTGCTCGCGGTCATGCCGTGGAATTTTCCCTATTGGCAGGTCGTGCGATTTCTCACCCCCATGGTGCTGGCGGGCAACGTCGGGCTTCTGAAGCATGCCAGCAACGTCCAGGGCGTCGGCAAGGCGATCGAGCAGGCGGTGCAAGAGGCGGGTGCGCCGGACGGCCTGTTCCAGAACCTCGTCATCGGCTCCAAGCCCATCGCCGGCATCATCGAGGACGATCGCGTTCGCGCCGTCACGCTGACGGGCAGCGAGGGGGCCGGACGCGCGGTCGCCGAAACCGCCGGGCGTGCGCTCAAGAAGGTCGTGCTCGAACTGGGCGGCTCGGACCCCTTCATCGTCATGCCCTCGGCCGACATGGAGGCGGCGGTCGAGACGGCGGTCAAGGCGCGCATCCAGAATGCGGGCCAGAGCTGCATCTGCGGCAAGCGCATGATCGTCCACGCCGACATCTACGAGGACTTCGAGGGCCGTTTCATCGAGGCGATGCTGGACGTGAAGGCAGGCGACCCGATGGACGAGGCGAGCGACATCGGCCCGATGTCGAGCGAGGAACAGCGCGACACCGTGCTCGACCAGCTCGAGAAGGCGATGGAGGCCGGCGGGCATCTGGTCGGCGGCGAAAAGAAGGACGGCCCGGGAGCCTATCTGAGCGCGGGCGTGCTGACCGGGCTCGAACCCGATGGCGCGATGCAGGACGAGGAGTTGTTCGGCCCCGTCGCCATGCTGTTCGAGGCAAAGGACGTGGAGGATGCTATCCGCATCGCCAACATCACGCCCTATGGGCTCGGGTCGGCCGTGTTTACCGAGGACGAGACGGAGGCAGAAACCTTCATCACCGGCCTCGATGCCGGCATGACCGCAATCAACCAGATGACCGCCTCGACCCCCGAAGCACCCTTCGGCGGCGTCAAGAACTCGGGCCACGGCCGCGAACTGGCGCGCTTCGGCCTGCATGAGTTCATGAATTTGAAGAGCGTCTTTCGCAAAAGTTGA
- a CDS encoding S41 family peptidase yields MRADKFLGLVLASTMLASCGGGSGGTTTPPRSGGDGGGGVVTPPPTSGTSCSLSARKEWVLETLKEYYLYPDLVDDTVNPDNYTTLQSYIEALLAPAYAQKLDKAGFTYVRSIEEEEAQIANATYQDFGWRPSFEAGNALIVLETFENGPAYKQAGIDRGALIKRVGRTAATLTDPVTAYNNGTLIDLLFPAEDGAQTVVEFQPADYSNPGSYLPAQTVTLTASEYSLDPVSKRYGVEVIGNVGYVNLRTFATSNAKTQLSSAFAEFNSAGVDQIVVDLRYNGGGLVDVAEHFGDLLSEGLNGELFSETIYSDGVLRNYNVTEADKKEYFQTTTQQLQPNRLAFITTDRSASASELLANAFPPYFGDNTALVGSNTYGKAVGQIAIDREACDDRLRVIAFKTVNADGVGDYFDGLADTYPVTCRAPDDYTLPMGDAREDSIAEALDYMAGGKAVCTPMSASSGQTTLAKREKIILMPKNPTFAEQALYGPLR; encoded by the coding sequence ATGCGAGCGGACAAGTTTCTCGGCCTGGTTCTAGCCAGCACCATGCTGGCGAGCTGCGGCGGCGGCAGCGGTGGGACCACCACCCCGCCGCGTTCCGGCGGCGATGGCGGCGGCGGCGTCGTCACCCCGCCCCCGACTTCGGGCACCAGCTGCTCGCTTTCGGCGCGTAAGGAATGGGTGCTCGAGACGCTGAAGGAATATTACCTCTATCCCGACCTCGTCGACGATACGGTCAATCCCGACAATTACACGACCCTGCAAAGCTATATCGAGGCGCTGCTGGCACCTGCTTATGCGCAGAAACTGGACAAGGCGGGCTTCACCTATGTGCGCTCGATCGAGGAGGAAGAAGCCCAGATCGCCAACGCGACCTACCAGGACTTCGGCTGGCGTCCCTCGTTCGAGGCGGGTAATGCGCTGATCGTCCTCGAAACCTTCGAGAACGGCCCCGCCTACAAGCAGGCCGGGATCGACCGCGGTGCGTTGATCAAGCGCGTCGGGCGGACCGCCGCGACGCTGACCGACCCGGTCACGGCGTACAATAACGGCACGCTGATCGACCTTCTCTTCCCTGCCGAGGACGGTGCCCAGACGGTGGTCGAATTCCAGCCCGCCGACTATTCCAACCCGGGTAGCTATCTGCCGGCGCAGACGGTCACGCTGACGGCGAGCGAATATAGCCTCGATCCGGTATCGAAGCGCTACGGCGTCGAAGTGATCGGCAATGTGGGCTACGTCAACCTGCGCACCTTCGCGACCAGCAATGCCAAGACCCAGCTCAGCAGCGCCTTCGCCGAATTCAACAGCGCGGGTGTCGACCAGATCGTCGTCGACCTGCGCTACAATGGCGGCGGGCTCGTCGATGTCGCCGAACATTTCGGCGACCTCCTGTCTGAAGGGCTCAACGGCGAGCTGTTCAGCGAGACGATCTATTCGGACGGCGTGCTGCGCAACTACAACGTGACCGAGGCGGACAAGAAGGAATATTTCCAGACGACAACGCAGCAGCTGCAGCCGAACCGTCTCGCCTTCATCACCACCGACCGCTCCGCTTCGGCGAGCGAATTGCTGGCCAATGCCTTCCCGCCCTATTTCGGTGACAATACCGCGCTCGTCGGCTCCAACACCTACGGCAAGGCGGTCGGCCAGATCGCCATCGACCGCGAGGCTTGCGACGACCGCCTGCGCGTCATCGCCTTCAAGACGGTCAATGCCGATGGCGTCGGCGATTATTTCGACGGGCTGGCGGATACCTATCCGGTGACCTGCCGCGCGCCTGACGACTACACCTTGCCGATGGGCGATGCCCGCGAGGATTCGATCGCCGAGGCACTCGATTACATGGCGGGGGGCAAGGCGGTCTGCACGCCGATGTCGGCGTCTTCCGGCCAGACGACGCTCGCCAAGCGCGAGAAGATCATCCTCATGCCGAAGAACCCGACCTTCGCCGAACAGGCGCTGTACGGCCCGCTGCGCTAG
- a CDS encoding peroxiredoxin — MKKMLLGAALAMAVVGPLPAQLASGTSAPDFKTMGMLGDKTFRVHLAEQLRHGPVVLYFFPKAFTKGCTLESKAFADAMPRFEAAGARVIGLSTDDLDTLARFSTDVCRSKVPMAHASADLLAAYDVELAGIGAVVPVANRTSYVIAQDGSVAMVHSEMDYAEHVAKTLQAVEEMAKR, encoded by the coding sequence ATGAAGAAAATGCTGCTGGGCGCCGCGCTGGCGATGGCCGTTGTGGGGCCGCTCCCGGCCCAACTGGCGAGCGGGACGAGCGCGCCCGACTTCAAGACGATGGGCATGCTCGGCGACAAGACCTTCCGCGTCCATCTCGCCGAGCAGCTGCGCCACGGACCGGTCGTGCTTTATTTTTTTCCCAAGGCCTTCACCAAGGGCTGCACGCTGGAGAGCAAGGCCTTCGCCGACGCGATGCCTCGCTTCGAGGCCGCTGGCGCGCGGGTGATCGGCCTGTCGACCGACGATCTGGATACGTTGGCGCGCTTCTCGACCGACGTGTGCCGCTCCAAGGTGCCGATGGCGCACGCCTCCGCCGACCTCCTCGCGGCCTATGATGTCGAGCTGGCTGGAATCGGCGCGGTGGTGCCGGTCGCCAACCGCACCTCCTATGTCATCGCGCAGGACGGCAGCGTGGCGATGGTGCATTCGGAAATGGACTATGCCGAACATGTGGCAAAAACGCTGCAGGCCGTGGAAGAAATGGCCAAGCGCTAG
- a CDS encoding 1-acyl-sn-glycerol-3-phosphate acyltransferase → MSLLARLLKWASLRWFHSDGWRVIGSLPDTDKFIIAGAPHSSNFDFLVFLGVVDHFGITPRYLGKHTLFRWPMGGFMRAMGGVAVDRRKRANMVQQVVQKIEEAEDFALVIAIEGTRSKTQEWRTGYYRIAQEAGIPIVCAGPDYVNKLGILGPIIHPTGDMDKDMEPAMRFFKSLYPKNPDQVLFPDGSGLDPQLQDERMASMLAGGTGGNTPVE, encoded by the coding sequence ATGTCGCTACTCGCGCGGCTCCTGAAATGGGCCTCGCTGCGCTGGTTCCACAGCGATGGCTGGCGCGTCATCGGTTCGTTGCCCGATACCGACAAGTTCATCATCGCGGGCGCGCCGCACAGTTCCAACTTCGACTTCCTCGTCTTTCTGGGCGTGGTCGACCATTTCGGCATCACCCCGCGCTATCTCGGCAAGCACACGCTGTTCCGCTGGCCCATGGGCGGCTTCATGCGCGCGATGGGGGGCGTGGCGGTCGACCGCCGCAAGCGCGCCAACATGGTCCAGCAGGTGGTGCAGAAGATCGAGGAGGCCGAGGATTTCGCGCTGGTCATCGCGATCGAGGGCACGCGCTCCAAGACGCAGGAATGGCGCACGGGCTATTATCGCATCGCGCAGGAAGCGGGCATACCGATCGTCTGCGCGGGTCCCGACTACGTTAACAAGCTCGGCATTCTCGGCCCGATCATCCACCCGACCGGCGACATGGACAAGGATATGGAACCGGCGATGCGCTTCTTCAAAAGCCTCTATCCCAAAAATCCCGACCAGGTGCTCTTCCCCGACGGTAGCGGGCTCGATCCTCAGTTGCAGGACGAGCGGATGGCATCGATGCTCGCTGGCGGAACGGGCGGCAATACGCCGGTCGAATAG
- a CDS encoding fasciclin domain-containing protein, which yields MKTITLALMSSAALALSACGDTDTTVETETDTNMPANEMAMEEEQGDTIVDLASSNENFSTLVSAVTTAELAETLSGEGPYTVFAPDNAAFEKLDSATLEGLMTEEQRDQLTNILTYHVVEGDLMAEGVLKQIEDAGGTLELTTVGGGTLSASVVDGNVVLTDANGGTATVTQTDLDASNGVIHVIDTVLMPAG from the coding sequence ATGAAGACGATCACGCTCGCCCTGATGAGTTCGGCCGCGCTGGCGCTTAGCGCTTGCGGCGACACCGACACGACGGTGGAGACCGAAACCGACACCAACATGCCCGCGAACGAAATGGCCATGGAAGAAGAGCAGGGCGACACCATCGTCGACCTCGCCTCGAGCAACGAGAATTTCTCGACCCTCGTCAGCGCGGTGACCACCGCCGAATTGGCCGAGACGCTGTCGGGCGAGGGTCCCTACACCGTCTTTGCCCCCGACAATGCCGCCTTCGAGAAGCTCGATAGCGCCACGCTCGAAGGGCTGATGACCGAGGAACAGCGTGATCAGCTGACCAACATCCTCACCTATCATGTCGTCGAAGGCGACCTGATGGCTGAAGGCGTCCTGAAGCAGATCGAGGACGCGGGCGGCACGCTCGAACTGACGACCGTCGGTGGCGGTACGCTGAGCGCCAGCGTGGTCGACGGCAATGTCGTGCTGACCGACGCCAATGGCGGCACTGCGACCGTGACGCAGACCGACCTCGACGCTTCGAATGGCGTCATCCACGTCATCGATACCGTGCTGATGCCCGCCGGCTAA
- a CDS encoding 5'-methylthioadenosine/S-adenosylhomocysteine nucleosidase family protein produces the protein MRIGIITGLLEEADSFRPGQGHAHRDMPFYCREGEHWTVACAGVGKVNAALAATCLISHGADCLLSLGVAGRIGPRRDPLFWIADAFQHDFGAWRQDEFVAYRAGTLPIGISRLEPMLAMADPGLGLPTATILTGDSFIEDEVRAEALAGQFEADLVDMETGSVAQIAGHHDLPWAGIRAVSDAADGAGVADFQTNLNRAAVRAAQAADRFVDLVAAR, from the coding sequence ATGCGCATCGGCATCATTACGGGACTTCTCGAGGAAGCCGACAGCTTTCGCCCCGGGCAGGGGCATGCGCATCGCGATATGCCCTTCTACTGTCGTGAGGGCGAGCATTGGACCGTGGCCTGCGCGGGTGTCGGCAAGGTCAATGCGGCGCTTGCTGCGACCTGCCTCATTTCTCACGGTGCCGACTGCCTGCTCAGTCTCGGCGTGGCGGGCCGGATCGGCCCGCGTCGTGACCCCTTGTTCTGGATCGCCGACGCCTTTCAGCATGATTTCGGGGCGTGGCGACAGGACGAGTTCGTCGCCTATCGTGCCGGCACGCTGCCAATCGGTATTTCGCGGCTGGAACCGATGCTGGCGATGGCCGACCCCGGGCTCGGCCTGCCCACGGCCACCATCCTGACCGGTGACAGCTTCATCGAGGACGAGGTCCGGGCCGAGGCACTTGCCGGGCAGTTCGAGGCCGATCTGGTCGACATGGAAACCGGCTCGGTAGCGCAGATCGCGGGCCATCACGACCTGCCCTGGGCCGGGATCCGCGCGGTGTCCGACGCCGCCGATGGCGCGGGCGTGGCCGATTTCCAAACCAACCTCAACCGCGCTGCCGTGCGCGCCGCGCAAGCCGCAGACCGGTTCGTCGATCTCGTCGCCGCGCGCTGA
- a CDS encoding SLC13 family permease: MLSLPSLHAALALLVAVCMFAAFASNRFRIEIISLMTIGAIALMLYLIPLPQTNPKDGLELAFGGFGHTALVTICALMVMGRGLVVTGALEPAARALGSIFRINNHLGLLVTLSLAMFASMVVNDTPVLVLLIPVMVQLAAGGAMPASKTLIPLNAAILIGGMATTIGTSTNLLVVSIAADLGMQEIPIFHFTPIVLMAALICLPYIWLVMPRLLPDNSPEAGHEPRKFIATLRVGTGSSWLERSYDDFKEKLPETFSFLRNPKTLQPGQRLAAFGTADALRDAARKLGATAAPRWLIERLGRDSAANGEDLVEAEMAVSGDSRLVGRTLQTAGIRGVAVLGVAQAPTRSFAAPREMSAEARLAEGDILLVLGRESALQEFAQNDALLMLDGARPLPRRRKALTAVLIMGTAVLLASLGIVPIAISALAGAVAMFVTGCVHFDKVGRALSAKVIVLVAASIAIGRLIFESGAAQWMGEILGYAMSGLAPPFVLALIMLFVTLLTNFASNATAAAVGTPIAFSLAGQLGLEVEPLVLAVLFGCNLCYATPIAYQTNMLIMAEGDYRFNDYLKTGIPLVILMVASLSVILSITYGL; this comes from the coding sequence GTGTTGAGCCTGCCATCCCTTCACGCCGCCCTCGCGCTCCTTGTCGCAGTGTGCATGTTCGCGGCCTTTGCCTCGAACCGTTTTCGCATCGAGATCATCAGCCTGATGACCATCGGCGCGATCGCGCTGATGCTCTATCTCATCCCCTTGCCCCAGACCAATCCCAAGGACGGCCTCGAGCTCGCCTTCGGCGGGTTCGGTCATACCGCGCTGGTCACCATCTGCGCGCTGATGGTGATGGGACGCGGACTGGTGGTGACCGGCGCGCTCGAGCCCGCCGCGCGGGCGCTCGGCAGCATCTTTCGCATCAACAATCATCTCGGCCTGCTGGTCACGCTGAGCCTCGCCATGTTCGCCTCGATGGTGGTCAACGACACCCCGGTGCTGGTTCTCCTCATCCCGGTCATGGTCCAGCTCGCGGCCGGCGGGGCCATGCCCGCCTCGAAGACGCTCATACCGCTGAACGCCGCCATCCTCATCGGCGGCATGGCAACGACCATCGGCACCTCGACCAACCTCCTCGTCGTCTCCATCGCGGCCGATCTCGGAATGCAGGAGATCCCGATCTTCCACTTCACGCCGATCGTCCTGATGGCCGCGCTCATCTGCCTGCCCTACATCTGGCTGGTGATGCCAAGGCTCTTGCCCGACAACAGTCCCGAGGCCGGGCACGAGCCGCGCAAGTTCATCGCCACCTTGCGCGTCGGGACGGGGTCGAGCTGGCTCGAGCGCTCCTATGACGATTTCAAGGAGAAGCTTCCCGAGACCTTCTCCTTCCTGCGCAACCCCAAGACGCTCCAGCCGGGGCAGCGGCTCGCCGCCTTCGGGACCGCCGATGCACTGCGCGATGCGGCGCGCAAATTGGGCGCCACCGCCGCGCCGCGCTGGCTGATCGAACGGCTAGGGCGCGACAGCGCCGCCAATGGCGAGGACCTTGTCGAGGCCGAAATGGCGGTGTCGGGCGACAGCCGCCTCGTCGGGCGCACGCTCCAGACCGCGGGCATTCGCGGCGTCGCCGTGCTCGGCGTGGCGCAGGCCCCCACCCGCAGCTTCGCCGCCCCGCGCGAGATGAGCGCCGAGGCGCGGTTGGCCGAGGGCGACATCCTCCTCGTGCTCGGGCGCGAAAGCGCGCTCCAGGAATTCGCGCAAAATGACGCCCTGCTGATGCTCGACGGCGCGCGTCCGCTGCCGCGCCGAAGGAAGGCGCTCACCGCCGTGCTCATCATGGGCACCGCCGTGCTCCTCGCCTCGCTCGGCATCGTGCCGATCGCCATCTCGGCGCTGGCGGGCGCGGTCGCCATGTTCGTCACCGGCTGCGTGCATTTCGACAAGGTCGGGCGCGCGCTGTCGGCCAAGGTGATCGTGCTGGTCGCCGCCTCGATCGCCATCGGACGCCTGATCTTCGAAAGCGGCGCGGCACAGTGGATGGGCGAGATCCTCGGCTATGCGATGAGCGGGCTCGCCCCGCCCTTCGTCCTCGCGCTCATCATGCTGTTCGTGACGCTGCTCACCAACTTCGCGTCCAACGCCACGGCGGCGGCGGTCGGCACCCCCATCGCCTTTTCGCTGGCCGGGCAATTGGGGCTCGAGGTCGAGCCGCTGGTGCTGGCCGTCCTGTTCGGCTGCAACCTGTGCTACGCCACCCCCATCGCCTATCAGACCAACATGCTGATCATGGCCGAGGGCGATTATCGGTTTAACGACTATCTCAAGACCGGTATCCCGCTCGTTATCCTGATGGTGGCGAGCCTGTCGGTGATCCTGTCGATCACCTACGGCCTCTAG
- a CDS encoding PspC domain-containing protein, with protein sequence MDRKFLINKNDGKLMGVSAGIADYTGIDVTLVRLAWVLAFFVSAGTALLFYFITGLVAPTA encoded by the coding sequence ATGGACCGCAAGTTTCTCATCAACAAGAATGACGGCAAGCTGATGGGCGTCTCCGCCGGGATCGCCGATTATACCGGGATCGACGTCACGCTGGTGCGCCTCGCTTGGGTGCTCGCCTTCTTCGTCTCCGCCGGCACCGCGCTGCTCTTCTACTTCATCACGGGCCTCGTCGCTCCCACCGCATAA